The Geodermatophilaceae bacterium NBWT11 genome has a segment encoding these proteins:
- a CDS encoding ABC transporter permease, protein MRVNFVLSEVATGLRRNLTMTVAMILTTGISLALMGTGLVIANMISDMRAIYYDKVQVSIFLADDVTEEQRQSISEELSASPEVANFIYESKAEAYERFTEQFSQQPALVENTDPNALPESFRVELVNPERYEVIAAEFPDGQNGVDQVRDEGDFLDRLFSLLNGARNATIAVAVVQALAALLLISNTIQLAAFNRRNETNIMRLVGASRWYTQLPFILEAALAGLLGGLLATVGLVLTKVLFIDRTLAGPIRAGIIPPVDWGVIATISPVITGAGMLLAAIAAYVTLRLYVRL, encoded by the coding sequence ATGCGCGTCAACTTCGTCCTCTCCGAGGTGGCCACCGGGCTGCGTCGGAACCTGACCATGACGGTCGCCATGATCCTGACGACCGGCATCTCGCTGGCGCTCATGGGGACCGGCCTGGTCATCGCCAACATGATCAGCGACATGCGCGCCATCTACTACGACAAGGTCCAGGTCTCGATCTTCCTGGCCGACGACGTGACCGAGGAGCAGCGCCAGTCGATCTCGGAGGAGCTGTCCGCCTCACCGGAGGTCGCGAACTTCATCTACGAGTCCAAGGCCGAGGCCTACGAGCGGTTCACCGAGCAGTTCAGCCAGCAGCCGGCCCTGGTCGAGAACACCGACCCGAACGCCCTGCCGGAGAGCTTCCGGGTCGAGCTGGTCAACCCCGAGCGCTACGAGGTCATCGCCGCGGAGTTCCCCGACGGCCAGAACGGCGTGGACCAGGTGCGCGACGAGGGCGACTTCCTCGACCGGCTGTTCAGCCTGCTCAACGGGGCCCGCAACGCCACCATCGCGGTGGCCGTCGTCCAGGCCCTGGCCGCGTTGCTGCTGATCTCCAACACGATCCAGCTCGCGGCCTTCAACCGGCGCAACGAGACCAACATCATGAGACTCGTCGGCGCCTCCCGCTGGTACACCCAGCTGCCGTTCATCCTCGAGGCCGCGCTCGCCGGCCTCCTCGGTGGCCTGCTGGCAACCGTCGGGCTGGTGCTCACCAAGGTGCTGTTCATCGACCGGACGCTGGCCGGGCCGATCCGGGCGGGCATCATCCCGCCGGTCGACTGGGGCGTCATCGCCACGATCAGCCCGGTGATCACCGGCGCCGGCATGCTGCTGGCCGCGATCGCCGCCTACGTGACGCTGCGGTTGTACGTGCGTCTGTAG